GACCTTGCTTGTATACCCGATCTCGCTCATTCTTAAAGAAGTAGCATAAGGAGCATAATAAGTATGATTCTTATGTTTTACGAATGGAAAATCGCTAGGCACAGGTAAGAACGTTTCGTCAAAAACAGGAGTTGCTCCTGTTAAATATAAAATCTCAGGAACTCTTCTCATAAAATTCCGAGTTACAGAAAGATATAATTCCGAAATTTCCTCTTTTGTAAATGCGTGGATTTCTTTTCCTAAAATTTGTTTCAAGAACAGATTTGAAAAAGAAAAATTATAATGAACACCGGAGATGGTCTGCATCCTTCTTCCATAACGAAGGCCCAACCCATTTCGATAGACTGTTTTCCATTCTCCCGAAAAAGAATGACCATACTGCCCGAGAGGAATGTCCTTATCTTCTTTAGGAAGAATAGGAGGCATACTGAATGGCCAGATCCACTCTTCTTTCAAATGCCTCGACGTAAAAATATGCAGATCTTGTAATTCTCTTACAATGGCCTCGATTCGAGGTCTTGGATTTGTAGCAAATTCAAGTTGGGGTTCAGAAAAATCAGTCTTGATAAAATGGTTGGTAAGACTGGAACCTAAGGTTTCCGGATGAGGAGTAGTAGAAATTCTCCCGTCGAAAAATATGCGCATACTTTCCTTTTCCAAACCGTGTTTTGCTTTTACAGCATGACGTAGATTTGGAAAGACCGGGGTTTTGGCGGATCGATTCATTTTATATTCCTAACACTTTTTTTAATATTATTCTCCCAAAGGGATTCCATCTCCCCTTGGATCCGCGGCACCGTACAATGTTCCATTTTCTCTTTTTACGCAGAATAATTTTGCCATATTATTTCCAAGCCGGACTTCATGTTTTTTGGCCTTCAGTTGGTTGAATGTAGCAGTATCCGTTGCAGCCCCTTCTATAGAAAGTGCGTCGGGAAAAAACTGATGATGAATTCTTCCTCTTGCAACGGACTCATATAATGTAAGATTAAGATCTAAACTAAACAGTATAGATTGTAAAACAGCATTTACTATATAAGACCCGCCAGGTGCACCTGTGACTAAAAATGTCTCTCCATTTTTTAAAACGATCGTAGGAGACATGGAACTCAAAGGTGTTTTTCCAGGCTGGATAGAATTCGCCTCTGCCCCAATGAGACCATATACGTTAGGCTCTCCAGGAGAACGACTAAAATCATCCATTGTATCATTCAGAACAAAACCATATCCATCCAAAACTACGGCTGCACCAAATCTATAATTGATAGAATGTGTGGTAGAAACAGCATTCCCTTCCGCATCCACGACTGAGATATGAGTGGTCTGTGGAGATTCCGCTTTTAAGTTCAATCTACTTAAGTATGTGGAACTAGGAGTGGCCTTCCCAGGATTGAAGTCCGAAATTTTCTCTTTGGCATATTCGGAAGAAATTAATGTATCCACTGGGATCTTTGTAAATCCCGGATCTCCGCCGAGAACGGCCCGATCAGAATACCCTCTTCTCATAACTTCTGCCAAGAAATGATAATAATCACTCTGGGAAAAATCGAACATGGAGTGTAACTCTTTTGTTTCCAGCATCTTTAACATAGTGAAAAGATGAACTCCGGAAGAAGGAGGAAACATGGTTTGAATATTATAATTTCTGTAAATGATCTCTAAAGGTTTTTCTTCTTTTACTCTATAATTTTTCAGATCATTAAAATGAATAGCGCCGCCATTTGCGGAAACTTCTGCCGAGAGTGCTTTTGCGATCTCCCCCGTATAAAAATCCTTGTCTCCCGTTTCAGAAATGACCTTAAGAGTTTTTGCGAGATCTTTCTGGACTAGTATATCTCCGGACTCAGGGATTTTTCCGCCTGGTATAAAGATCTTCTTCATTCCAGGACTCATGTCTTTCTCCGATTCTTGGATTGCTTCTGAAAGATCCGGATATACGATAAATCCTTCTTCTGCCAATCGGATCGCAGGGGCCAAAACATCTTTTAAGGGAAGTTTACCGAACTTTTTTTGGATTTGCACAAGGCCGGCCACCATACCAGGAACACCTACGGATTTGTAACCGAGTAAGGATTCTTCCTTAGGACGTCCTTTATACATATTACGATTTGCTAAAGAAGGCGCTCTCTCTCTAAAATCGAAAGCGTATGATTTTCCGGATTTAGCGTGATGATAGACTAAAAATCCACCACCGCCAATCCCTGTGGAAGAAGGTCGGGTAACGGAAACTGCAAAGGAAGAAGCGACAGCCACATCGATTGTGTTCCCTCCCTTTTTATAAATTTCCAGTCCAACCTTGGAAGCGTCGACCGAATCCGTAGATATCATAATCTTCTTGGATTCTGCAAATAGAGTGTTTGGATCTATCCCGAACTTAGGAGCCACAAGGTTCTGGGTAGAAACTTCTCTTCCTTCGATGAATAGTACATTCTTCTTGCAAGCACCAAAAACAAGAAGAACTAGAATGGAAAATATGAGGAAACTTTTGGGACTAGGTCTAACCGTTCTAAAAGACATTATTTTTCTCTAGAACGGAAGACTAATTTCAGTTCCTCGTTTTGTATTTCCAAATTCACATCCCCGCCGTTTTTTAATTCTCCAAACAGGATCTCTTCCGAGAGTTTTTTGGAAATATTGGAATCTATCCACCTTTGGACCGGCCTTGCCCCGAAAAGAGGATCATAGGATTTTTTTGCGATCCAAATTAGAACTTCTTCTCCATAATGAAGTTGGATACTTTTCTCTTTTAATCTGGTTTCCAGAAGTTCCAATTGTTTACGAACCACTTTAGAAACTGTGCCTTCATCCAAAGAAGAGAATTCAATGATCGCAGTAAGCCTATTTCTAAACTCTGGAGAAAAT
This genomic window from Leptospira neocaledonica contains:
- the ggt gene encoding gamma-glutamyltransferase yields the protein MSFRTVRPSPKSFLIFSILVLLVFGACKKNVLFIEGREVSTQNLVAPKFGIDPNTLFAESKKIMISTDSVDASKVGLEIYKKGGNTIDVAVASSFAVSVTRPSSTGIGGGGFLVYHHAKSGKSYAFDFRERAPSLANRNMYKGRPKEESLLGYKSVGVPGMVAGLVQIQKKFGKLPLKDVLAPAIRLAEEGFIVYPDLSEAIQESEKDMSPGMKKIFIPGGKIPESGDILVQKDLAKTLKVISETGDKDFYTGEIAKALSAEVSANGGAIHFNDLKNYRVKEEKPLEIIYRNYNIQTMFPPSSGVHLFTMLKMLETKELHSMFDFSQSDYYHFLAEVMRRGYSDRAVLGGDPGFTKIPVDTLISSEYAKEKISDFNPGKATPSSTYLSRLNLKAESPQTTHISVVDAEGNAVSTTHSINYRFGAAVVLDGYGFVLNDTMDDFSRSPGEPNVYGLIGAEANSIQPGKTPLSSMSPTIVLKNGETFLVTGAPGGSYIVNAVLQSILFSLDLNLTLYESVARGRIHHQFFPDALSIEGAATDTATFNQLKAKKHEVRLGNNMAKLFCVKRENGTLYGAADPRGDGIPLGE